The following proteins are co-located in the Onychomys torridus chromosome 6, mOncTor1.1, whole genome shotgun sequence genome:
- the Depdc1 gene encoding DEP domain-containing protein 1A isoform X1 produces MEDQNAPLGPYRATKLWNEVTTSFRVGMPLRKHRQHLKKYSNCFTAGEAVDWLYDLLRSNNNFGPEVTRQQTVQLLRKFLKNHVIEDIKGRWGSENLDDNNQLFRFPASSPLKTLPQRHTEIRKTSKEYFSKDKDSIFKLRNLSCKTPKKRGLHFSQENTENINHERIINEDQENSADNREINQEDVEEVWRYIIMIYLQTILGVPSIEELINPNQVIPQYVMYNMANTNKHGVVMLQDKSEDLPHWVLSAMKCLANWPRSNDTNNPTYVGFERDVFRTIADYFLDLPEPLLTYEYYKLFVNILVLCGYITVSDRTSAIHKIHDDPRSSKIHRLSNLNSFKSTECLLLSLLHKDKGSEELDSTERLQRSDQGFQERCAKKMQLVNLRNRSASANDIMGGSCHNLIGLSNTHALSSNIKPKCSSLEGIIDMPGNSNKKVSSIFYQSFLNIEEQNSNQSLVPMPKQKSLFNLHSEENIQQPYCVGFKRTSALTLQDQGELCKGKYNSKQLCRSQSLLLRSSIRQNRYINTPVAEIIMKPNVGQGSTSVRSELGESSTTINKRLCKSSVELSENSLLPAASVLTGTQSLLQPHLERVAINALQLCCLLLPPSNRRKLQLLMRMISRMSQNVDMPKLHEEVGTRTLMIHTFSRCVLCCAEEVDLDELLASRLVSFLMDHHQEILQVPTYLQTAVEEHLDYIRKDHVKNSGDGQVVPLPTFSYCKQISTQEFNEQKISASQAAIEELLENILRSKSLPIKEKRRKLKQFQKEYPLIYQKRFPTTESEAALLDDKPTVKPPVLNLRNRKLHSLRY; encoded by the exons ATGGAGGATCAGAACGCTCCTCTTGGGCCTTACCGGGCCACCAAGCTG TGGAATGAAGTAACCACATCCTTTCGAGTAGGAATGCCTTTAAGAAAACAtagacaacatttaaaaaaatatagcaaTTGCTTCACTGCAGGAGAAGCAGTAGATTGGCTTTATGATCTATTAAGAAGTAATAATAATTTTGGTCCTGAAGTTACAAGACAACAGACTGTTCAATTATtgagaaaatttcttaagaatCATGTGATTGAAGATATCAAAGGTAGATGGGGATCGGAAAACCTTGATGACAACAATCAACTATTCAG aTTTCCTGCAAGTTCTCCACTTAAAACTCTTccacaaagacatacagaaatcaggaaaacaagcaAAGAGTACTTTTCCAAAGATAAagacagtatttttaaattacgAAATTTATCTTGTAAAACTCCTAAAAAGCGTGGATTACATTTCTCTCAG gaaaatacagaaaacataaaTCATGAGAGGATAATCAATGAAGACCAAGAAAACTCAGCTGACAACAGAGAAATAAACCAGGAAGATGTTGAAGAAGTTTGGAGATATATTATTATGATCTA CCTGCAAACCATTTTAGGTGTACCATCCATAGAAGAACTCATAAACCCAAACCAAGTAATCCCTCAATATGTAATGTATAACATGGCTAACACAAATAAGCATGGAGTGGTTATGCTACAAGATAAATCAG AGGATCTTCCACACTGGGTATTATCTGCTATGAAGTGCCTAGCAAACT GGCCAAGAAGCAATGACACCAATAATCCAACTTATGTTGGATTTGAACGTGATGTATTCAGAACAATTGCAGATTATTTTCTAGATCTCCCTGAACCTCTACTTACATAtgaatattataaattatttgtgAACATTTTGG TTCTTTGTGGCTACATCACAGTTTCAGATAGAACGAGTGCGATACATAAAATCCATGATGATCCACGGTCTTCAAAAATCCATCGTTTAAGTAATTTGAATTCCTTCAAATCAACTGAGTGTCTTCTTCTCAGTCTGCTTCACAAAGACAAAGGCAGTGAAGAATTGGATTCTACTGAGAGACTGCAAAGAAGTGATCAAGGATTTCAAGAAAGATGTGCCAAGAAAATGCAGCTAGTTAATTTAAGAAACAGAAGCGCTAGTGCTAATGACATAATGGGAGGAAGCTGTCATAATTTAATAGGCTTAAGTAATACACATGCCCTGTCCTCTAACATCAAACCAAAGTGCTCCTCTTTGGAAGGAATTATAGATATGCCAGGGAATTCAAATAAAAAGGTGTCCAGTATCTTCTACCAGTCTTTTCTGAACATAGAAGAACAAAATAGTAATCAATCTTTAGTGCCAATGCCCAAACAGAAATCTCTATTTAATCTTCACTCAGAAGAAAATATTCAACAACCATACTGTGTTGGTTTTAAAAGAACCTCCGCTTTGACTCTTCAAGACCAAGGGGAGTTATGTAAAGGAAAATATAATTCAAAACAGCTTTGTAGATCTCAGAGTTTGCTTTTAAGAAGTAGTATAAGACAGAATAGATATATCAATACACCTGTGGCTGAAATTATAATGAAACCAAATGTTGGACAAGGCAGTACAAGTGTACGAAGTGAGCTTGGAGAGTCTAGTACCACAATCAATAAAAGACTGTGCAAAAGCTCAGTAGAACTTTCAGAGAATTCTTTACTTCCAGCTGCTTCTGTGTTGACTGGCACACAAA GTTTACTGCAACCTCATTTAGAGAGAGTTGCCATCAATGCTCTACAGTTATGTTGCTTGTTACTTCCCCCATCAAATCGTAGAAAGCTTCAACTCTTAATGCGCATGATTTCTCGAATGAGTCAAAATGTTGATATGCCCAAACTTCATGAAGAAGTAGGTACAAGAACATTG ATGATACATACTTTTTCTCGGTGTGTGCTGTGTTGTGCTGAGGAAGTGGATCTTGATGAGCTTCTAGCTTCAAGATTAGTTTCTTTCCTAATGGATCATCATCAGGAAATTCTTCAAGTACCCACTTATTTACAGACTGCAGTGGAGGAACATCTTGACTACATTAGAAAGGACCAC GTTAAAAATTCTGGAGATGGGCAAGTTGTTCCTTTGCCAACATTTTCTTACTGTAAGCAGATTAGTACTCAAGAATTTAATGAGCAGAAAATTTCAGCTTCTCAAGCTGCAATTGAAGAACTTTTGGAGAATATTCTTAGAAGTAAAAGCTTGCctataaaggagaaaagaagaaaactgaaacag TTCCAGAAGGAATACCCCTTGATATATCAGAAAAGATTCCCGACCACTGAGAGTGAAGCAGCACTTTTGGATGACAAGCCTACAGTCAAGCCACCAGTGCTGAATTTAAGGAACCGAAAGCTTCACAGTCTGCGATACTGA
- the Depdc1 gene encoding DEP domain-containing protein 1A isoform X2 — translation MEDQNAPLGPYRATKLWNEVTTSFRVGMPLRKHRQHLKKYSNCFTAGEAVDWLYDLLRSNNNFGPEVTRQQTVQLLRKFLKNHVIEDIKGRWGSENLDDNNQLFRFPASSPLKTLPQRHTEIRKTSKEYFSKDKDSIFKLRNLSCKTPKKRGLHFSQENTENINHERIINEDQENSADNREINQEDVEEVWRYIIMIYLQTILGVPSIEELINPNQVIPQYVMYNMANTNKHGVVMLQDKSEDLPHWVLSAMKCLANWPRSNDTNNPTYVGFERDVFRTIADYFLDLPEPLLTYEYYKLFVNILVLCGYITVSDRTSAIHKIHDDPRSSKIHRLSNLNSFKSTECLLLSLLHKDKGSEELDSTERLQRSDQGFQERCAKKMQLVNLRNRSASANDIMGGSCHNLIGLSNTHALSSNIKPKCSSLEGIIDMPGNSNKKVSSIFYQSFLNIEEQNSNQSLVPMPKQKSLFNLHSEENIQQPYCVGFKRTSALTLQDQGELCKGKYNSKQLCRSQSLLLRSSIRQNRYINTPVAEIIMKPNVGQGSTSVRSELGESSTTINKRLCKSSVELSENSLLPAASVLTGTQSLLQPHLERVAINALQLCCLLLPPSNRRKLQLLMRMISRMSQNVDMPKLHEEVGTRTLMIHTFSRCVLCCAEEVDLDELLASRLVSFLMDHHQEILQVPTYLQTAVEEHLDYIRKDHVKNSGDGQVVPLPTFSYCKQISTQEFNEQKISASQAAIEELLENILRSKSLPIKEKRRKLKQKEYPLIYQKRFPTTESEAALLDDKPTVKPPVLNLRNRKLHSLRY, via the exons ATGGAGGATCAGAACGCTCCTCTTGGGCCTTACCGGGCCACCAAGCTG TGGAATGAAGTAACCACATCCTTTCGAGTAGGAATGCCTTTAAGAAAACAtagacaacatttaaaaaaatatagcaaTTGCTTCACTGCAGGAGAAGCAGTAGATTGGCTTTATGATCTATTAAGAAGTAATAATAATTTTGGTCCTGAAGTTACAAGACAACAGACTGTTCAATTATtgagaaaatttcttaagaatCATGTGATTGAAGATATCAAAGGTAGATGGGGATCGGAAAACCTTGATGACAACAATCAACTATTCAG aTTTCCTGCAAGTTCTCCACTTAAAACTCTTccacaaagacatacagaaatcaggaaaacaagcaAAGAGTACTTTTCCAAAGATAAagacagtatttttaaattacgAAATTTATCTTGTAAAACTCCTAAAAAGCGTGGATTACATTTCTCTCAG gaaaatacagaaaacataaaTCATGAGAGGATAATCAATGAAGACCAAGAAAACTCAGCTGACAACAGAGAAATAAACCAGGAAGATGTTGAAGAAGTTTGGAGATATATTATTATGATCTA CCTGCAAACCATTTTAGGTGTACCATCCATAGAAGAACTCATAAACCCAAACCAAGTAATCCCTCAATATGTAATGTATAACATGGCTAACACAAATAAGCATGGAGTGGTTATGCTACAAGATAAATCAG AGGATCTTCCACACTGGGTATTATCTGCTATGAAGTGCCTAGCAAACT GGCCAAGAAGCAATGACACCAATAATCCAACTTATGTTGGATTTGAACGTGATGTATTCAGAACAATTGCAGATTATTTTCTAGATCTCCCTGAACCTCTACTTACATAtgaatattataaattatttgtgAACATTTTGG TTCTTTGTGGCTACATCACAGTTTCAGATAGAACGAGTGCGATACATAAAATCCATGATGATCCACGGTCTTCAAAAATCCATCGTTTAAGTAATTTGAATTCCTTCAAATCAACTGAGTGTCTTCTTCTCAGTCTGCTTCACAAAGACAAAGGCAGTGAAGAATTGGATTCTACTGAGAGACTGCAAAGAAGTGATCAAGGATTTCAAGAAAGATGTGCCAAGAAAATGCAGCTAGTTAATTTAAGAAACAGAAGCGCTAGTGCTAATGACATAATGGGAGGAAGCTGTCATAATTTAATAGGCTTAAGTAATACACATGCCCTGTCCTCTAACATCAAACCAAAGTGCTCCTCTTTGGAAGGAATTATAGATATGCCAGGGAATTCAAATAAAAAGGTGTCCAGTATCTTCTACCAGTCTTTTCTGAACATAGAAGAACAAAATAGTAATCAATCTTTAGTGCCAATGCCCAAACAGAAATCTCTATTTAATCTTCACTCAGAAGAAAATATTCAACAACCATACTGTGTTGGTTTTAAAAGAACCTCCGCTTTGACTCTTCAAGACCAAGGGGAGTTATGTAAAGGAAAATATAATTCAAAACAGCTTTGTAGATCTCAGAGTTTGCTTTTAAGAAGTAGTATAAGACAGAATAGATATATCAATACACCTGTGGCTGAAATTATAATGAAACCAAATGTTGGACAAGGCAGTACAAGTGTACGAAGTGAGCTTGGAGAGTCTAGTACCACAATCAATAAAAGACTGTGCAAAAGCTCAGTAGAACTTTCAGAGAATTCTTTACTTCCAGCTGCTTCTGTGTTGACTGGCACACAAA GTTTACTGCAACCTCATTTAGAGAGAGTTGCCATCAATGCTCTACAGTTATGTTGCTTGTTACTTCCCCCATCAAATCGTAGAAAGCTTCAACTCTTAATGCGCATGATTTCTCGAATGAGTCAAAATGTTGATATGCCCAAACTTCATGAAGAAGTAGGTACAAGAACATTG ATGATACATACTTTTTCTCGGTGTGTGCTGTGTTGTGCTGAGGAAGTGGATCTTGATGAGCTTCTAGCTTCAAGATTAGTTTCTTTCCTAATGGATCATCATCAGGAAATTCTTCAAGTACCCACTTATTTACAGACTGCAGTGGAGGAACATCTTGACTACATTAGAAAGGACCAC GTTAAAAATTCTGGAGATGGGCAAGTTGTTCCTTTGCCAACATTTTCTTACTGTAAGCAGATTAGTACTCAAGAATTTAATGAGCAGAAAATTTCAGCTTCTCAAGCTGCAATTGAAGAACTTTTGGAGAATATTCTTAGAAGTAAAAGCTTGCctataaaggagaaaagaagaaaactgaaacag AAGGAATACCCCTTGATATATCAGAAAAGATTCCCGACCACTGAGAGTGAAGCAGCACTTTTGGATGACAAGCCTACAGTCAAGCCACCAGTGCTGAATTTAAGGAACCGAAAGCTTCACAGTCTGCGATACTGA
- the Depdc1 gene encoding DEP domain-containing protein 1A isoform X3, producing MEDQNAPLGPYRATKLWNEVTTSFRVGMPLRKHRQHLKKYSNCFTAGEAVDWLYDLLRSNNNFGPEVTRQQTVQLLRKFLKNHVIEDIKGRWGSENLDDNNQLFRFPASSPLKTLPQRHTEIRKTSKEYFSKDKDSIFKLRNLSCKTPKKRGLHFSQENTENINHERIINEDQENSADNREINQEDVEEVWRYIIMIYLQTILGVPSIEELINPNQVIPQYVMYNMANTNKHGVVMLQDKSEDLPHWVLSAMKCLANWPRSNDTNNPTYVGFERDVFRTIADYFLDLPEPLLTYEYYKLFVNILGLLQPHLERVAINALQLCCLLLPPSNRRKLQLLMRMISRMSQNVDMPKLHEEVGTRTLMIHTFSRCVLCCAEEVDLDELLASRLVSFLMDHHQEILQVPTYLQTAVEEHLDYIRKDHVKNSGDGQVVPLPTFSYCKQISTQEFNEQKISASQAAIEELLENILRSKSLPIKEKRRKLKQFQKEYPLIYQKRFPTTESEAALLDDKPTVKPPVLNLRNRKLHSLRY from the exons ATGGAGGATCAGAACGCTCCTCTTGGGCCTTACCGGGCCACCAAGCTG TGGAATGAAGTAACCACATCCTTTCGAGTAGGAATGCCTTTAAGAAAACAtagacaacatttaaaaaaatatagcaaTTGCTTCACTGCAGGAGAAGCAGTAGATTGGCTTTATGATCTATTAAGAAGTAATAATAATTTTGGTCCTGAAGTTACAAGACAACAGACTGTTCAATTATtgagaaaatttcttaagaatCATGTGATTGAAGATATCAAAGGTAGATGGGGATCGGAAAACCTTGATGACAACAATCAACTATTCAG aTTTCCTGCAAGTTCTCCACTTAAAACTCTTccacaaagacatacagaaatcaggaaaacaagcaAAGAGTACTTTTCCAAAGATAAagacagtatttttaaattacgAAATTTATCTTGTAAAACTCCTAAAAAGCGTGGATTACATTTCTCTCAG gaaaatacagaaaacataaaTCATGAGAGGATAATCAATGAAGACCAAGAAAACTCAGCTGACAACAGAGAAATAAACCAGGAAGATGTTGAAGAAGTTTGGAGATATATTATTATGATCTA CCTGCAAACCATTTTAGGTGTACCATCCATAGAAGAACTCATAAACCCAAACCAAGTAATCCCTCAATATGTAATGTATAACATGGCTAACACAAATAAGCATGGAGTGGTTATGCTACAAGATAAATCAG AGGATCTTCCACACTGGGTATTATCTGCTATGAAGTGCCTAGCAAACT GGCCAAGAAGCAATGACACCAATAATCCAACTTATGTTGGATTTGAACGTGATGTATTCAGAACAATTGCAGATTATTTTCTAGATCTCCCTGAACCTCTACTTACATAtgaatattataaattatttgtgAACATTTTGG GTTTACTGCAACCTCATTTAGAGAGAGTTGCCATCAATGCTCTACAGTTATGTTGCTTGTTACTTCCCCCATCAAATCGTAGAAAGCTTCAACTCTTAATGCGCATGATTTCTCGAATGAGTCAAAATGTTGATATGCCCAAACTTCATGAAGAAGTAGGTACAAGAACATTG ATGATACATACTTTTTCTCGGTGTGTGCTGTGTTGTGCTGAGGAAGTGGATCTTGATGAGCTTCTAGCTTCAAGATTAGTTTCTTTCCTAATGGATCATCATCAGGAAATTCTTCAAGTACCCACTTATTTACAGACTGCAGTGGAGGAACATCTTGACTACATTAGAAAGGACCAC GTTAAAAATTCTGGAGATGGGCAAGTTGTTCCTTTGCCAACATTTTCTTACTGTAAGCAGATTAGTACTCAAGAATTTAATGAGCAGAAAATTTCAGCTTCTCAAGCTGCAATTGAAGAACTTTTGGAGAATATTCTTAGAAGTAAAAGCTTGCctataaaggagaaaagaagaaaactgaaacag TTCCAGAAGGAATACCCCTTGATATATCAGAAAAGATTCCCGACCACTGAGAGTGAAGCAGCACTTTTGGATGACAAGCCTACAGTCAAGCCACCAGTGCTGAATTTAAGGAACCGAAAGCTTCACAGTCTGCGATACTGA